From a single Aquarana catesbeiana isolate 2022-GZ linkage group LG09, ASM4218655v1, whole genome shotgun sequence genomic region:
- the COQ4 gene encoding ubiquinone biosynthesis protein COQ4 homolog, mitochondrial, whose amino-acid sequence MGIMVRGLAPAWRALRTTVPLATGLPKQFSQSFNIVAEEQEGDGKFSTDGPEPGILYPNHIPTNTLQKLLLSAGSAVMSLYDPYRHDMIAVLGETTGVQALRSLREKMSNDPEGIQILQERPRIRMSNLDIEKFREMPDGAFGREYARFLDVNNVTPDTRMPVRFVDDEELAYVAQRYREVHDLMHTLLGMPTNMLGEVVVKWFEAVQTGLPMCLLGAVFGPLRLSTKRKKKLIELVPWAVQSGRNARCVCSFYYEKRWEQSVESLRKEIGILPLPSIKI is encoded by the exons GACTCCCAAAGCAGTTTAGCCAGTCATTTAATATAGTCGCAGAGGAGCAGGAGGGCGATGGTAAATTCAGTACTGATGGGCCTGAGCCTGGTATATTATATCCTAATCACATTCCCACCAACACGCTGCAAAAGCTGTTGCTATCAGCGGGCTCTGCGGTGATGTCACTGTATGATCCATATAGACACG ATATGATTGCTGTTCTCGGGGAAACCACTGGTGTCCAGGCCTTGCGAAGCCTCAGAGAGAAAATGAGCAATGATCCGGAGGGGATACAGATTCTACA AGAAAGACCACGGATTCGGATGTCCAATCTGGATATTGAGAAGTTCCGTGAGATGCCAGATGGAGCGTTTGGCAGAGAGTACGCCCGATTCTTAGATGTCAAT AATGTTACCCCTGATACCCGAATGCCAGTGAGGTTTGTAGATGATGAGGAATTGGCGTATGTGGCCCAGCGGTATCGAGAAGTCCATGATCTCATGCACACTCTGCTGGGGATGCCAACCAACATGCTGG GGGAAGTGGTGGTGAAATGGTTTGAAGCTGTGCAGACTGGACTGCCCATGTGCCTCCTGGGAGCTGTTTTTGGGCCTCTACGACTCAGTACCAA AAGAAAAAAGAAACTGATTGAACTAGTTCCTTGGGCGGTTCAGAGTGGGCGTAACGCTCGATGCGTCTGCAGTTTCTACTATGAGAAGCGCTGGGAGCAGAGCGTGGAATCTCTGAGGAAAGAAATTGGGATCCTGCCACTGCCCAGCATTAAAATCTGA